Proteins encoded together in one Coffea arabica cultivar ET-39 chromosome 2c, Coffea Arabica ET-39 HiFi, whole genome shotgun sequence window:
- the LOC140035796 gene encoding uncharacterized protein: MAKTRSKRAVDSTEHGGGEGSQRKEAEASRGAGGSALSGERRQQMLQFVTDNLPMLEDIIRQAKEGEGAGGAQTSKAKGKEKELPPDPSEDESRDHPPRRKRPRTPPRPRSSVVGDSERYSRDRSARSHPRDPSPRKPTRNGFERSPARSVKSRPRDPLYLDPARDELEQILRPRPYEDNYATSPFTREIEDYPLPRRFKIPSIEMYDASTDPEDHLSVFLTHMRLQTAADEVRCKTFPMFLKGKARLWFQGLKPGSIRSFPELARQFAAQFVSSKVYARNATHLMSIRQRPDESLKNFMTRFNAESLQVRDRDEKVVMAAFTNGLRVEEFFYDLAKKPPAHLEELLRRAHEAANAEEAGRLKKESDREIGDRRGRTNPPENKDTPSKKNVFDRLSKEKAPALLPPPEKTYTPLTRPRTQILAVMEAEGLGDRPPKTGTPRNKRNQDRYCAFHRDVGHDTEGCWALRKEIEDLIQRGLLGRFVRRPGQEPGRNHHRDRHEGRRRDRSERRDAPRGHSPDPDTQNLAGVINTIAGGPTGGDSHAARKNKRPPPEGDDSLKRLRMDEEITFGPRDAVPLASGNHEAIVIDIVINNYRVKKVYVDQGSAVDIMFYRVFKELGLRDDQLTPVRTPLVGFAGPPVSSEGMITLMVTVGQAPKCRTVPVNFVVVRQPSPYNVFLGRPALNALRAVSSTYHLSVKFPTPGGIAEVHGDPEVARACYLATLRGQEKVIAHTTSLELYIPGDEVPPLGTQDEVEEFPLREDRPNQVLRIGALLPAKEKEDLKALLREYSQVFAWSVDDMPGIPTDLAVHHLDVDPHFKPVKQKKRSFAPERNEVIKAEVGKFLESKIILEVYYPTWLANPVLVKKEDQTWRMCVDFTDLNKACPKDCFPLPRIDRLVDSTVGFDVLCFLDAFKGYHQIEMAEEDRDKTSFITEEGTYCYRTMPFGLKNAGATYQRLVNNLFRGQIGRNMEVYVDDMIVKSRTDQRLAPDLREILGILLESRMRLNPKKCTFGVRSGRFLGFLVSRDGIRANPDKLQAIVDMAPPRSVKEVQWLIGRMAALNRFLSRSAVRGLPFFRILKAPKDFHWTEECQKAFTDLKAYLAELPTLIAPELGETLFLYLSACNEAVSAVLVREDGGLRGRCIT; encoded by the coding sequence ATGGCCAAAACGCGATCCAAGCGAGCGGTGGACAGCACCGAACACGGGGGCGGTGAAGGATCCCAACGAAAGGAGGCTGAGGCGTCCCGGGGAGCCGGGGGCTCAGCCCTTTCAGGGGAGCGTAGGCAGCAGATGCTCCAGTTTGTGACCGACAATCTTCCCATGCTGGAAGATATAATCCGGCAGGCGAAAGAGGGAGAGGGGGCTGGGGGTGcgcagacctccaaggccaaggGGAAGGAGAAGGAGTTACCCCCTGACCCTTCGGAGGATGAGTCGCGAGACCATCCCCCCAGGAGAAAGCGCCCCCGGACTCCTCCCCGCCCCCGATCCTCGGTGGTCGGGGATAGCGAGAGGTATTCCCGCGACAGGTCCGCGAGGAGCCATCCCAGAGACCCCTCTCCGAGGAAGCCTACACGGAATGGGTTCGAGCGCTCCCCGGCTCGGTCTGTCAAGAGCCGGCCCCGCGACCCCCTTTATCTGGACCCTGCTCGGGATGAGCTCGAGCAGATCTTGAGGCCCCGGCCATACGAGGACAACTATGCAACCTCGCCTTTTACCCGGGAGATAGAGGACTACCCCCTACCCCGGAGGTTTAAGATTCCGAGCATCGAGATGTACGATGCCTCTACGGACCCGGAGGACCACCTCTCGGTCTTCTTGACGCATATGCGCCTGCAAACCGCCGCGGATGAGGTCCGCTGCAAGACTTTCCCCATGTTCCTAAAGGGGAAGGCGCGGCTCTGGTTCCAGGGGTTGAAACCGGGGTCTATACGGAGCTTTCCCGAGCTGGCTCGGCAGTTTGCAGCCCAGTTCGTCTCCTCGAAGGTCTACGCGAGGAACGCAACCCACTTGATGTCCATCAGGCAAAGGCCCGACGAGTCACTGAAGAACTTCATGACCCGCTTCAATGCGGAGAGTTTGCAGGTCAGAGACAGGGATGAGAAAGTGGTGATGGCTGCCTTCACGAACGGACTCAGGGTAGAAGAGTTTTTCTACGACCTGGCCAAGAAGCCTCCCGCGCACCTGGAAGAGCTCCTTCGCAGGGCGCACGAGGCTGCTAATGCGGAGGAGGCAGGCCGTCTGAAGAAGGAGTCTGATCGGGAGATTGGGGATCGGAGAGGTCGGACAAACCCCCCCGAGAACAAGGACACCCCGTCCAAGAAAAACGTCTTCGACCGGCTCTCGAAGGAGAAGGCCCCTGCTCTGCTGCCACCCCCCGAGAAGACCTACACCCCTCTAACACGACCCAGAACTCAGATCTTGGCCGTTATGGAGGCGGAAGGACTAGGAGATCGGCCGCCAAAAACGGGGACGCCCCGAAACAAAAGGAACCAGGACAGGTACTGCGCCTTTCACCGCGACGTGGGACACGACACGGAGGGATGCTGGGCCCTGCGTAAGGAAATAGAGGACCTGATCCAGCGAGGCCTTCTAGGGCGGTTCGTGCGCCGACCAGGCCAGGAGCCCGGGCGCAACCACCACAGGGACAGGCACGAGGGACGGCGTCGGGACCGCTCAGAGCGGCGGGACGCTCCTCGGGGACACTCTCCCGACCCGGACACCCAGAACCTGGCGGGTGTGATAAACACCATTGCCGGAGGTCCCACAGGGGGGGACAGCCACGCAGCTCGGAAGAACAAGCGACCACCCCCCGAAGGCGACGATTCCTTGAAGCGCTTGCGCATGGACGAGGAGATCACCTTCGGGCCAAGGGATGCGGTCCCCCTGGCTTCTGGGAACCATGAGGCCATCGTGATAGACATTGTCATCAACAACTATCGGGTGAAGAAGGTATACGTCGACCAGGGTAGTGCGGTCGACATCATGTTCTACAGGGTGTTCAAGGAGCTCGGATTAAGGGATGACCAGCTCACCCCGGTCCGGACACCTCTGGTGGGATTTGCCGGACCCCCCGTCAGCTCGGAAGGGATGATCACCCTGATGGTCACAGTAGGACAGGCTCCCAAATGCCGGACTGTTCCCGTCAACTTCGTGGTGGTCAGGCAGCCGTCCCCGTACAATGTGTTCCTGGGGAGGCCTGCTTTGAACGCCCTCCGGGCTGTTTCCTCCACTTACCACCTCAGCGTCAAGTTCCCTACCCCGGGGGGGATAGCCGAGGTGCACGGCGACCCGGAGGTAGCCAGGGCTTGTTACCTGGCCACGCTCCGGGGGCAGGAAAAGGTGATCGCCCACACAACCAGTTTGGAGCTTTACATTCCGGGGGATGAGGTCCCACCCCTGGGAACCCAGGATGAGGTTGAGGAGTTCCCCCTAAGGGAGGATCGACCCAACCAGGTTCTCCGCATTGGAGCCTTGTTACCCGCCAAGGAGAAGGAGGACTTGAAGGCTCTGCTAAGGGAGTACTCCCAGGTCTTCGCTTGGTCGGTGGATGACATGCCCGGGATTCCAACAGACCTGGCAGTCCACCACCTTGACGTCGACCCCCACTTCAAGCCGGTAAAGCAGAAGAAAAGGAGTTTCGCCCCTGAGAGGAACGAGGTGATTAAGGCGGAGGTCGGCAAGTTTCTGGAGTCCAAGATCATCTTGGAGGTTTACTACCCGACCTGGCTGGCCAACCCGGTCCTAGTCAAGAAGGAGGACCAGACCTGGAGGATGTGCGTAGACTTCACGGACCTCAATAAAGCCTGTCCGAAGGACTGCTTTCCCCTGCCTAGAATCGACAGGTTAGTAGACTCTACCGTGGGTTTTGACGTTTTATGCTTCTTGGATGCTTTTAAGGGATACCACCAGATAGAGATGGCCGAGGAGGACCGGGATAAGACCTCCTTCATCACTGAAGAAGGGACCTACTGCTACAGAACCATGCCATTCGGACTCAAGAACGCGGGGGCCACTTACCAGCGCCTGGTCAACAATCTGTTCCGAGGCCAGATCGGCAGGAACATGGAGGTCTATGTGGACGACATGATCGTCAAAAGTCGGACTGACCAGCGGCTCGCACCCGACCTGAGGGAGATCCTGGGCATCCTGCTGGAGAGCCGGATGCGCTTAAATCCAAAGAAGTGCACCTTCGGGGTCAGGTCGGGGAGGTTCCTTGGTTTCCTGGTGTCACGAGACGGAATCCGGGCCAACCCGGATAAACTCCAGGCCATCGTGGATATGGCCCCCCCGAGGAGCGTGAAGGAAGTCCAATGGCTAATAGGAAGGATGGCCGCTCTGAACAGGTTCCTCTCGCGCTCCGCGGTCCGGGGGCTGCCCTTCTTCCGGATATTAAAAGCGCCGAAGGACTTCCACTGGACTGAGGAGTGCCAAAAGGCCTTCACCGACCTAAAGGCCTACCTGGCCGAGCTACCAACTCTGATCGCGCCAGAGCTAGGGGAGACCCTATTTCTATACCTGTCCGCTTGCAACGAGGCCGTCAGTGCGGTCTTGGTGCGGGAAGATGGGGGGCTCAGAGGCCGGTGTATTACGTGA
- the LOC113728201 gene encoding cytochrome P450 78A3-like — MRRDIERQLWLLAPLASKSKSVTPANAICFLFLVVLVYLVINLIYWAHPGGPAWGRHKWSRRRNASSSRSTRTATTSTATVQLMSPWKKHSQIIPGPKGLPFIGSMDLMAGLAHHKIAAAAAACQAKRLMAFSLGETRVIVTCNPEVAREILNSSDFGDRPMKESAYSLMFNRAIGFAPYGVYWRTLRRIAATHLFCPKQIKASQSQRLEIASQMVEMMTRRGGKESVVPVRDVLKLASLNHMMCSVFGRKYSLVPREGEEDGSHSETDELRKLVDEGYNLLGVFNWSDHLPWLADFDLQKVRFRCSNLVPKVNRFVSRIIDQHKKAQHRHHGDQHTQFHRDFVDVLLNLEGPDKLSDSDMIAVLWEMIFRGTDTVAVLVEWVLARMVLHPEVQTRVQQELDQLSGGGTRALAEPDIADAAYLPAVVKEVLRLHPPGPLLSWARLAVTDTTVDGHSVPRGTTAMVNMWAITRDPQVWSDPLEFNPDRFLTKPECGGGGNAAGLCVLGSDLRLAPFGSGRRSCPGKALGLTTVTFWVASLLHEFEFEFGGEGAPDLCEVLRLSCEMAEPLRVRVRPRRRLA, encoded by the exons ATGAGACGAGACATAGAACGGCAGCTTTGGTTATTAGCTCCTCTGGCCTCAAAAAGCAAATCCGTAACTCCCGCAAATGCCATATGTTTCTTGTTTCTCGTCGTCCTAGTGTATCTAGTCATCAACTTAATCTACTGGGCTCATCCAGGTGGCCCAGCCTGGGGCAGGCATAAATGGAGCCGGAGGAGAAATGCTTCTAGCAGTCGCAGTACCAGAACTGCCACCACTAGTACTGCTACGGTCCAGCTCATGTCCCCGTGGAAGAAGCACTCTCAAATAATACCAGGGCCAAAAGGGCTTCCTTTCATAGGAAGCATGGACCTCATGGCTGGGCTTGCACACCACAAGATTGCGGCCGCGGCAGCTGCTTGCCAGGCCAAGCGTCTGATGGCCTTCAGCTTGGGCGAGACGAGGGTGATAGTGACGTGCAACCCGGAGGTGGCGAGGGAGATATTGAACAGCTCAGACTTCGGTGATCGTCCCATGAAGGAGTCGGCTTACAGCCTTATGTTCAACAGAGCTATTGGGTTCGCTCCTTACGGGGTATACTGGAGAACCCTCCGAAGAATCGCGGCTACGCATCTGTTTTGTCCCAAACAGATCAAAGCCTCGCAGTCCCAGAGGCTTGAAATAGCTTCCCAGATGGTGGAAATGATGACGAGGCGTGGAGGAAAAGAAAGCGTGGTCCCCGTCAGGGATGTGCTCAAGCTGGCTTCTCTTAACCACATGATGTGCTCTGTGTTTGGAAGGAAATACAGCTTGGTGCCGCGGGAGGGGGAGGAGGACGGTTCCCACTCTGAGACGGATGAACTCAGGAAGCTGGTGGACGAGGGATACAACCTTCTGGGTGTATTCAACTGGTCCGACCACCTTCCCTGGTTGGCCGATTTTGACTTGCAAAAAGTTCGCTTCAGGTGCTCCAACCTGGTTCCCAAAGTGAACCGATTTGTTAGTCGGATCATCGACCAACATAAGAAGGCTCAGCATCGTCATCATGGCGATCAACATACCCAATTCCACCGCGATTTTGTGGACGTTTTGCTCAACCTTGAGGGACCAGACAAGTTGTCGGATTCTGACATGATCGCCGTACTCTgg GAAATGATATTTCGAGGTACGGACACAGTAGCGGTATTGGTGGAGTGGGTACTGGCCAGGATGGTGCTTCATCCGGAGGTCCAAACCAGGGTCCAACAGGAGCTGGACCAACTCAGTGGCGGGGGGACACGTGCCTTGGCGGAGCCTGACATCGCGGACGCCGCATATCTGCCGGCGGTGGTCAAGGAAGTACTTAGGTTGCACCCCCCGGGCCCGCTCCTGTCCTGGGCCCGTTTGGCCGTGACGGACACCACGGTGGATGGTCATAGCGTGCCGAGGGGGACCACAGCTATGGTAAACATGTGGGCCATCACCAGGGATCCACAAGTCTGGTCGGACCCCCTGGAATTCAATCCCGACAGGTTCTTAACAAAGCCGGAATGCGGCGGGGGCGGGAATGCGGCGGGGTTGTGCGTGTTGGGATCAGACCTGAGGCTCGCACCGTTTGGGTCGGGCAGAAGAAGCTGTCCCGGCAAGGCCCTGGGTCTCACCACGGTGACCTTTTGGGTGGCTTCGCTTTTGCACGAGTTCGAATTTGAGTTTGGGGGAGAGGGTGCGCCGGATTTATGTGAGGTGCTGCGGCTGTCATGTGAAATGGCGGAACCGCTGAGGGTGAGGGTGCGACCCCGGCGGCGGTTAGCCTGA